The proteins below are encoded in one region of Pygocentrus nattereri isolate fPygNat1 chromosome 13, fPygNat1.pri, whole genome shotgun sequence:
- the thbs2b gene encoding thrombospondin-2, whose product MMLLRGCHFALALWFMCTFAVEPDGQVEDETVFDMFERSGITRKTIGVKLFRGLLPDSPAYRFIRFDMLPSVSPEALQQLLLQIQNNEGFILTATLRQDRTSRGTIMALEGPSGRRQFEVVSDGRTNTLDLVYWWADGSRNVISFEDVDLSDSQWKNVTLHVHGETATLYVNCGLIDSFILDEPFYEHLSAPGGRMFVAKGSSRETHFRGLLQNVQFIFDTPLEDVLENRGCELENPEEDNTVSESAEQVDVPSSIATNLIGQNPEPPATSSSELMCERSCEELANLFEELKGLRVVVSNLIDGLQKVTEENTVMREALNKMQDPVEQSMCWQDGRMFENKEDWIVDSCTKCTCQEGKVVCRQITCPPVACANPSFIDGECCPVCLPMDSEDGWSPWSEWTQCTVTCGSGTQQRGRSCDDTSNTCSGPSIQTRRCSLGKCDRRVRQDGGWSLWSPWSSCSVTCGEGVITRIRHCNAPIPQRGGKDCEGEGRETQSCEAEPCPIDGGWGPWSPWATCSATCGGGLKSRERECNSPAPQHGGRKCMGDSIDNEVCNKQECPINGCLSNPCFAGVECSTASDGSWECGPCPSGYRGNGTSCEDVNECNMVSDVCHKVGGLQQCVNTDPGFHCLPCPPRYKGTQPYGMGVEAAKTNKQVCEPYNPCKDNTHSCHKHAECIFLSHVTEPMYKCECRIGYAGDGIICGEDFDLDGWPNQDLVCGANATYHCKKDNCPTLPNSGQEDFDNDGQGDACDKDDDNDDIVDERDNCPLMYNPRQYDYDKDAVGDRCDNCPYEHNPAQTDTDNNGEGDACSVDIDGDEILNENDNCPLIYNTDQKDTDLDGVGDQCDNCPLVHNPQQTDVDNDLIGDQCDNNQDIDEDGHQNNMDNCPYIANANQADHDSDGKGDACDHDDDNDGIPDDRDNCRLVSNPDQLDLDGDGRGDACKDDFDNDNIPDLFDACPENNAISVTDFRKFQMVHLDPKGTIQIDPNWVVRNQGKELVQTANSDPGIAVGYDEFSSVDFSGTFYVNTDRDDDYAGFVFGYQSSRRFYVVMWKQITQTYWEDKPSKAFGISGVSLKVVNSSTGTGENLRNALWHTGNTKDQVRTLWHDPKNIGWKDYTAYRWHLIHRPKTGFIRVVVYEGKQIMADSGPIYDKTFAGGRLGLFVFSQELVYFSDLKYECRDN is encoded by the exons ATGATGCTTCTCCGAGGATGCCACTTTGCCCTGGCCCTTTGGTTCATGTGCACCTTCGCCGTAGAGCCAG ATGGACAGGTGGAGGACGAGACCGTGTTTGACATGTTCGAACGCAGTGGGATCACACGGAAGACCATTGGGGTAAAGCTCTTCAGAGGCCTCCTGCCTGACTCCCCAGCTTACCGCTTCATCCGTTTTGACATGCTGCCCTCTGTGAGCCCAGAGGCCCTGCAGCAACTTCTGTTGCAGATCCAGAACAATGAGGGTTTCATTTTGACGGCGACACTGCGCCAGGACCGCACATCCCGGGGCACCATCATGGCCCTGGAAGGCCCCAGTGGGCGCAGGCAGTTTGAGGTTGTGTCCGACGGGCGCACCAACACACTGGACCTGGTGTACTGGTGGGCAGACGGCTCACGCAATGTCATATCCTTTGAGGACGTGGACCTGTCGGACTCGCAGTGGAAGAATGTCACGCTGCATGTGCATGGCGAGACAGCAACCCTCTACGTGAATTGTGGACTGATCGacagcttcattctggatgagCCTTTCTATGAGCACCTGAGTGCCCCTGGTGGACGCATGTTTGTGGCCAAGGGATCGAGCCGTGAGACGCACTTCAGG GGCTTGCTGCAGAATGTGCAGTTCATTTTTGACACCCCTCTTGAGGATGTGTTGGAGAACCGGGGCTGTGAACTGGAAAACCCAG AGGAGGACAATACAGTGAGTGAAAGTGCTGAACAGGTGGATGTTCCTTCCTCCATTGCCACAAACCTGATTGGCCAAAACCCAGAACCCCCAGCCACTAGCTCCTCAGAGCTGATGTGTGAGCGATCTTGTGAAGAGCTGGCCAATCTCTTTGAGGAGCTCAAAGGCTTGCGTGTTGTTGTTAGCAACCTCATTGATGGCTTACAAAAAGTG ACAGAGGAGAATACTGTGATGCGGGAGGCCCTCAATAAGATGCAGGACCCGGTGGAGCAGAGCATGTGCTGGCAGGATGGACGGATGTTTGAGAATAAGGAGGACTGGATTGTGGACAGCTGTACCAAGTGCACATGTCAGGAGGGGAAAGTGGTGTGCCGGCAGATTACCTGCCCTCCGGTGGCTTGTGCAAATCCCTCGTTCATCGATGGGGAGTGCTGTCCAGTTTGTCTTC CAATGGATAGTGAAGATGGGTGGTCTCCATGGTCTGAGTGGACccagtgtacagtcacctgtgGCAGCGGTACGCAGCAAAGAGGCCGATCATGTGACGACACCAGCAATACATGTTCCGGCCCCTCCATCCAGACTCGCCGGTGCAGCCTGGGAAAATGTGACCGCAGAG TTCGTCAGGATGGTGGCTGGAGTCTATGGTCTCCATGGTCCTCATGCTCTGTGACATGTGGGGAGGGAGTGATCACTCGTATCCGTCACTGCAACGCACCTATTCCTCAGCGAGGGGGCAAAGATTGTGAGGGTGAAGGAAGAGAGACGCAGAGCTGCGAGGCTGAGCCCTGCCCAA TTGATGGTGGTTGGGGCCCTTGGTCACCGTGGGCAACCTGCTCAGCAACATGTGGTGGAGGTCTGAAGAGtcgtgagagagagtgtaacagccctgctcctcaGCACGGGGGCAGGAAGTGTATGGGAGATTCTATCGACAATGAAGTCTGCAACAAACAGGAGTGCCCTATCA ATGGCTGTCTTTCCAACCCATGCTTCGCTGGAGTGGAGTGCAGCACTGCCTCTGACGGCTCCTGGGAGTGCGGACCCTGTCCATCAGGCTACCGTGGCAATGGAACATCCTGTGAAGATGTGAATGAG TGTAATATGGTGTCAGATGTGTGTCATAAGGTGGGTGGGCTGCAGCAGTGTGTGAATACAGATCCAGGATTCCACTGTCTGCCCTGCCCCCCGCGCTACAAAGGCACGCAGCCCTACGGCATGGGAGTGGAGGCAGCTAAAACCAACAAACAG GTATGTGAGCCTTACAACCCATGTAAGGACAACACCCACAGCTGCCATAAGCATGCTGAGTGTATTTTCCTGAGCCATGTCACTGAGCCCATGTACAAGTGTGAGTGCCGTATCGGCTACGCTGGAGATGGCATCATCTGTGGAGAAGACTTTGACCTGGACGGATGGCCCAATCAGGATCTGGTGTGTGGAGCCAATGCAACCTACCACTGCAAAAAG GATAATTGTCCTACCCTTCCCAACTCTGGTCAAGAAGACTTTGACAATGATGGACAAGGAGACGCATGTGATAAggatgatgacaatgatgacATTGTGGATGAAAGG GACAACTGTCCCTTGATGTACAATCCCCGCCAGTATGACTATGATAAGGATGCAGTGGGAGATCGATGTGACAACTGCCCATATGAACACAACCCTGCTCAGACTGATACGGACAACAATGGGGAGGGAGATGCCTGTTCTGTTGATATAGATGGAGATG AAATTCTGAATGAGAACGATAACTGTCCCCTTATTTACAACACTGATCAGAAAGACACAGATTTGGATGGTGTTGGGGACCAGTGTGACAACTGTCCCCTTGTCCACAACCCCCAGCAG ACTGATGTGGATAATGACCTAATTGGAGACCAGTGTGATAACAACCAGGACATTGATGAGGATGGCCATCAGAATAACATGGATAATTGTCCCTACATTGCCAATGCCAACCAAGCAGACCATGACAGTGACGGCAAAGGAGATGCCTGTGACcatgatgatgacaatgatggAATTCCAGATGACCGGGACAACTGTAGGCTGGTGTCTAACCCAGATCAACTGGACTTGGATG GGGATGGACGTGGTGATGCCTGTAAGGATGACTTTGACAATGACAATATCCCTGACCTGTTTGATGCGTGCCCAGAGAACAATGCCATCAGCGTCACAGACTTCAGGAAGTTTCAGATGGTGCACTTGGATCCTAAGGGAACCATTCAAATTGACCCCAACTGGGTGGTCCGGAACCAGGGCAAAGAGCTGGTACAGACTGCCAACTCTGACCCTGGTATTGCAGTCG GCTATGATGAATTCAGCTCTGTGGATTTCAGTGGAACGTTCTATGTGAATACGGACCGGGATGATGACTATGCAGGCTTTGTGTTTGGCTATCAGTCCAGCCGGCGCTTCTATGTAGTAATGTGGAAACAGATAACACAGACTTACTGGGAGGACAAGCCATCAAAGGCCTTTGGTATCTCTGGTGTATCACTCAAAGTGGTCAACTCCAGCACGGGCACAGGAGAGAACCTGCGCAATGCCCTCTGGCACACAGGCAACACCAAAGACCAG GTACGAACGCTTTGGCATGATCCAAAGAACATTGGCTGGAAAGACTACACTGCATATCGCTGGCACCTCATCCACAGACCCAAGACTGGCTTCATTAG GGTTGTAGTGTACGAGGGTAAACAGATCATGGCAGACTCGGGGCCTATCTATGACAAGACCTTTGCTGGCGGTAGACTAgggttgtttgttttctctcaggAGCTTGTCTACTTCTCTGACCTCAAATATGAATGCAGAG ACAACTGA